The DNA region AGGACGGTGGTGGGGAAGTCGTCGGTCCAGCGGGTCCACAGGGCGCCGGCGTTGGCTCCGGGCAGGTGGTCGTAGACGATGGCGTAGTGCTCGCCCTCGGTGTGCTGTCCGAGGTGGCACATGAGGTCGTCGGCGACCAGGTCGGGGTCCACCTCGGGGTAGAGCACGGCCACTTCGGCCCGCATGCGCGGCGTGAGGTAGGTGGTCTCCTCGCACTGTGTCAGCGCGACGCCGTTGTCGCTCTGCGGGGACGCGCCGGTCGTGTCGGGCGCGCCGGTCGCGTCGGTCGCCGTACCGGCCGGGTCCGCGGTCTCGACTCCGCTGTCCAGGACGTGCGTTCGTGACGTGTTCACAGGTTCAGGTCACCTTCCGTGGAGTTCGTTGAGCTGCGACAGTTCGTGGAGGAGCGCGGAGAGGTGAGCCCCGCCGTCGCGAGCAGGGCGACGTAGAGCGGTCCGGCGTAGCGGCCGAGTGCGCGCAGCAGCGGCCTCACCGGGACACCTCCGCCCAGACGGTCTTGCCGGGCGCGTCGGGCCGCAGGTGAACTCCCCAGCGTCGCCGGGTCAGTTCGTCGACCAGGTGCAGGCCGCGCCCGCCGAAGTCGTCCGCCGTGGCCGGCCGCATCCGCGGCCAGCGCTCGCGGTCGGCGTCGTAGACGTCGAGCCGCACGCCGTCGCCGCCGGGCAACAGGCTGAAACGCGTCTCGACCGTCCCCGCAGGGTTCCTCGCGTGCTGCACCGCGTTGGTCATCAACTCGGACAGCACGAGCTCCGCCTCGTCCGCTAGTTCGCGCAGCGCCCAGTCCGACATCACCGTGCGCAACGCCCGCCGCGCCCGTCCCACCGACGCCGCCGCCTGCGGCCATGCACCGGTCAGAGCAGGCTGATTGCCTGCGCTGACGGCGGAAGTTGCTGCCATGACCGGAACCCCTCTTTGCACGGACTGTCGCAATGTGCTCACAGCTTGCTGCCATCCGGGTTACCGTTGCCAGAGTCCAGTCGTGGCCTACTACGCAGGGGCCATGCGGCAGCGAGTGATACGGAGGTCTGTCCGTGGATGTGAGCCGACCGAGGCGTCCTTCGGCCAGGTTGGTCCTGGCCGTGGAGTTGGCCCGCCTACGAGAAGCCGCAGGTTGGTCGCTTACCGAGCTGGCGGAGAAGACGACGTACGACCGCTCGTACCTGCTCAAGCTGGAGAAGGGCGAGAAGCTCGGCTCGCTCAACGCGATGGCGGCGCTGGACAAGGCGTACGACACCGGCCGCCACCTGCAGAATCTCTGGGAGTTGGCGAAGCAGGAGGTCGTGCCCGACCGATTCCGGAGGTTCATGGCCCTGGAAGCCCAGGCCACAGTCCGGCAGACGTACAGCGTCTCGACGGTGCCGGGACTGCTGCAGACCCAGGCGTACGCGACCGAGGTTCTGAGCCTGCAGCGCCTCACCGAGGAGGAGCTGGCCGAGCAGGTCGCGTACCGCATGAGCAGGCAGCTGCTGATCTACGGCGACTCGCCTCAGCACTTCCGGGCGCTGCTGGACGAGGCCGTGCTCAGGAGGGGGGCTCGCGACCCGAAGGTGTGGCGCGAGCAGCTCGAACGCCTCATCGAGGACGCGCAGCGCCCCAACATCACCATCCAGGTGGTGCCGTTCAGTTCCGGGCTGCACAACCTGATGGGCGGCTCCCTCACCCTGCTCTGGCTGCCGGGCGGGAAGACGGTGGCGTGGACCGAATCGTCCTATTCCGGCGACCTGTTCGAAGAGTATGCCGATGTCGAGCACCTGAAACTGTCCTACGATCTGCTGAGGGACGCCGCGCTGTCACCGGCGGCGTCGCTGGACCTGATCCGGCAAGCGATGGAGGACAGCACGTCATGCTCAGCCCCGAGCCAGACCTGAGCGTCGCCCACTGGCGCAAGTCGTCGTACAGCAATTCCGCGGGAGGCGACTGCGTCGAGGTGGCCGACGGCTTCGCCGGGGTCATCCCCGTGCGCGACTCCAAGGACCCCGAGGGCCCGGCCCTCGTCTTCGGCGCGGACGCGTGGACCGCGTTCGTCGCCGACGTGAAGGCCGGCCACTTCTCCGCCTGAACCGTCCGCGTCCCCGGGCGCGTACCGGCACATCAGCCCCCGGCGCCCACACGGCCGCCGGGGGCTTCGCCGATCCTGGCCGGTTCGCGCCCTCCCCGCGCGCCCCGGCGTTCTGCTCTCCTGGACACAGCACGCGAGCCCCCACCGACGTCCCAGGAGGCGTACCCATGCCCGACCTGACCGGCGCCCGCTGGCGCAAGTCGTCGTACAGCAACTCCGCTGGCGGCAACTGCATCGAGGTGGCCGACAACCTCCCCGGCCTCGCCCGCTGGCGCAAGTCCACCTACAGCAACTCCAATGGCGGCGACTGCGTCGAGGTGGCCGACGGCGTTGCCGGCGTGGTCCCCGTGCGCGACTCCAAGGACCCGGACGGCCCGGCCCTCGTCTTCGGCGCGGACGCGTGGACCGCCTTCATCACCGCCGTGAAGGCCGCCCATTTCCCCGCCTGACCGCGCGGGTTGCCTCGGCCCGGCCGACCGCCGCGTGGGTCACATCGTCACGACGACCTTTCCGACGTTGTGCTCGCGGGCGTACGCGACGGCCGCGCCCACCGCGTCCTCGAAGCGGTGGCGGCGGGCGATCCGGACCGACAGCTCGCCGCGTTCCGCCGCCTCCGCGACCGCGCGCATCCCGCCGAACTCGCCCTCCGTGGCCAGGAAGTACCGCAGGTCCACGTCGTCCCGGCCGAGCAGTTCCTTCGCCGGTTCGGGGTAGATGATCGTCACCAGCCGTCCGCCGGGCCGCAGTGCGGCCGCCGCCGCGGACAGCCGGTCGTGGGGCAGCGTCAGGTCGAAGACGGCGTCGACCCCCGAGGGGTAGTCCGCCGCGTCGTAGCCGATGACCTCGCCGGCGCCCAGTTCCCGCAGCACCGCGTGGTCGGCGGCGGCCCCGGTCGCGACGACCGTCGCCCCCGCGGCGGCCAGCAGCGGGAGCAGCGCGGTGCCCACGCCGCCCGAGGCGCCGATGACGAGCGCGGTCTCCCCGGGCCGGATCGCGGCGAGCGCCATGATCCCCAGCGCGGTCGACCCGGCGATCGGCAGCGCCGCGGCCTGCTCGACGGGGACGCCGGCCGGGCGGTGCGCCAGATGCGGGGTGTCGGCTTCGAACACCGCGTACTCGGCCAGCGCGCCCGTGCTCAGCGACGGGCGGCGGCCGGTCACGAAGCGCATCTGCCGGGGCAGGGCCGATCCGAAGATCTCGTCGCCCACCCGGTAGTCCGCCACCCCGGCCCCGACCTCGGTGACGGTGCCGGCGAACTCGTTGCCGGGGACGTAGGGGAACACCAGCTCGACGGCCGCGCGGTACTCGCCCGCGACCACGCGGATGTCGGTGGGGTTGATCGCGGACGCGGCGATCCTCACCTGGATCTGCCCCGGGCCGGGGCGGGGCACGTCGAGGTCGGCGATCGAGAGCTGCTCGGGCTCTCCGTAGGCGGTCGCGACAAGGGCTTTCACGGGTTCCTCCGGTAAGCGGACCAGTCGGTCAGGTTAGCTGTCACGACCGTACGCATAAACGGACCGGGCGGTCAACTTGCTAGGATCGACGGGTGAGCCCGCCCTCCCGGACCCTGCGCGCCGACGCCGCACGCAACCGCGACCTGCTGCTGGCCGCGGCCGAGGCCGAGTTCGCCGAGCGGGGGCCGGACGCCTCGGTCGCCGACATCGCGCGCCGGGCCGGGGTGGGCAAGGGCACCGTGTTCCGCCACTTCGCCACCAAGGACGACCTGATCGCCGCGATCGTGCGCGTCCACGTCGACGCGCTCGACGCGGTCGGCCGACGGCTGCTGGACGCGGCGGACCCCGCCGCGGGGCTGCTGGAGTTCCTCACCGCGGCCGGCGGGCAGCGGGAGCAGCGCGACCTGTCGTTCCTGCTCAACGCCGACGACGCGGGGCCGGAGGTCGTCGCGCTGCGCGAGCGGCTGTACGGCACGGTCTGCCAACTGGTCGACCGCGCGCGCGAGGCGGGCGCGGTCCGGGCGGACGTCACCGGCCATGACGTCGTGCTCCTGATGTGCGCGCCGAACCACGTCGTCAGCTTCCTGAAGGACCCGCCGCCCGACCTGTGGCGGCGCTACCTGGCGATCATCTTCGACGGCCTGCGCCCCGAGGGAGCGCACCCGCTGGCCCCACCGGCGCCGGAACTCTAGGCCCTCTAGGACTTCTTGCGGCCGCGGCCCCCGGACCGCGCGGACCGCGCGGATCGCGGTGCGCCGGACGCGGCGGGGGTGGATCTGCCTATGACGGGGAGGACGAAGTCCTGGATCAGGGACTTCGCGTCGCGGACCAGGGGGCGGAAGGCGCGGTAGCGGGTGAGGGCGATCACGCGGGCCGCCAGGGGGGTGGAGCGGCGGACGAACTCGCGGGTGCGGGCGGTGTCGGGGGTGCGGTCGAAGACCCAGTAGAGGACGACCACCATCAGGTGCAGCCAGAGGAGGTCCGGGAGCAGTTCGGCGAGTTCGGCGTCGAGCTTGGGCGCGAGGTCGGAGCCGGTGAGGACGTCGCGGAAGAGCGCCACTGCGGTCGCGCGGGCCGGGTGGGACTCGCTGGAGAACGGGCTGAGCGAGCTGTCCGGGTCGGCCGCGGTGCGGAAGAACTGCGCGGCGAACTCGTGGTAGTCCGCCGCGCAGTCCAGCCAGGACTGCAACGCGATCTCCAGCCGCCGGGCGAAGTCCCGCTCGCCCTCCATGCGGGCCGCCGCGTCCACGGCGTGCGCGTGGGTCATCACGTCGTAGAACCCCTGGATCAGGAATTCCTTCGACTCGAAGTAGTAGTAGGCGTTGCCGACCGAGACGCCCGCCTCCTTGGCGATCGCCCGCATGGTCGTCTTGTCGTAGCCGCGCTCCTCGAACAGGCGCATCGCGGTGTCCAGGATCAGCGTCCGGGTCTGCTCGCTCTTGCCGGTCTTCGGCCGCGCCCGGCCGCCCGGCAACTCCTCGGCGCCGGGGGCCGCGCCGGGGGCTGCCGCGCCGGGGGCCGCGCCGGCGGTCCCGGTCGCGCCGGTCGTCCCGGCGGTCCCGGTCGCGCCGGCCGCGCCGTTCGCGCCGGCAGCCGCGCCGGTGGCCGTCCCGCCGGCCGCGTCCGCCGCCGCCTCGCTCATGTCCTCCACGCGAGCGAGCCTAACCGGGCGGCGGGCAGCCGTCCGCGCACGTGTCGGGCCCCGCTCCCGTCCCCGCTCCCGTCCCCGGTCCGGGCCCCGGTCCCGTCCCCGGGCGCGGCGGCGGCCCCGGCGGCCCCGGAAGGCGCTGCGTCCAGCCGCCGTTGCCCTCGTAGACCCAGACCGGCGCCGGGCCGTACGGACTCGCGCCGCGCCGGCCCGCCGGCGGAGCGCCGCGGCCGGGGGCGCGGACCGCGGCGCCGTGCGGCGGCCCCCCGGCGGGCGCGGGGGCGGGGCGCTGCCACCGCGCCCAGCCGCCCTGCCCCGCCCCCGCGTCGGCCGCGTTCCCGCGCGCGCCGCGCTCGCCGCGCTCGCGCCACTTGGCCGCGGTGAGGACCGCCGCGCGGGCGAGCCTGCGGCCGGCCGGCGTGGTGAGGGTGTGCGACAAGGCGCGGTGGTCGGCCAGCGCCCACAGGCACACGATCCACGCGGAGTCGCCCTTGTAGACCTGGCCGGCGTCGCCGACGACGGTGATCTCGCGCCGGGTCGCGCCGTCGTGGTCCAGCGCCGGGAACCACTGCCGGGCGCGCTCGGAGCCGACCGGCACCAACCGCACCGGTACGAGCTGCCGCTGCGACCGCAGCCACCCCGCGACGAACGCGCACAGCCGGCAGTTCGGGTCGTACAGCACGGTCAGCCCCCGCAGCGGCGCCCGCCGCCCGGCCGGGGAACCCG from Actinacidiphila sp. DG2A-62 includes:
- a CDS encoding ATP-binding protein yields the protein MAATSAVSAGNQPALTGAWPQAAASVGRARRALRTVMSDWALRELADEAELVLSELMTNAVQHARNPAGTVETRFSLLPGGDGVRLDVYDADRERWPRMRPATADDFGGRGLHLVDELTRRRWGVHLRPDAPGKTVWAEVSR
- a CDS encoding helix-turn-helix domain-containing protein, producing the protein MELARLREAAGWSLTELAEKTTYDRSYLLKLEKGEKLGSLNAMAALDKAYDTGRHLQNLWELAKQEVVPDRFRRFMALEAQATVRQTYSVSTVPGLLQTQAYATEVLSLQRLTEEELAEQVAYRMSRQLLIYGDSPQHFRALLDEAVLRRGARDPKVWREQLERLIEDAQRPNITIQVVPFSSGLHNLMGGSLTLLWLPGGKTVAWTESSYSGDLFEEYADVEHLKLSYDLLRDAALSPAASLDLIRQAMEDSTSCSAPSQT
- a CDS encoding DUF397 domain-containing protein, whose amino-acid sequence is MLSPEPDLSVAHWRKSSYSNSAGGDCVEVADGFAGVIPVRDSKDPEGPALVFGADAWTAFVADVKAGHFSA
- a CDS encoding DUF397 domain-containing protein, yielding MPDLTGARWRKSSYSNSAGGNCIEVADNLPGLARWRKSTYSNSNGGDCVEVADGVAGVVPVRDSKDPDGPALVFGADAWTAFITAVKAAHFPA
- a CDS encoding NADP-dependent oxidoreductase, coding for MKALVATAYGEPEQLSIADLDVPRPGPGQIQVRIAASAINPTDIRVVAGEYRAAVELVFPYVPGNEFAGTVTEVGAGVADYRVGDEIFGSALPRQMRFVTGRRPSLSTGALAEYAVFEADTPHLAHRPAGVPVEQAAALPIAGSTALGIMALAAIRPGETALVIGASGGVGTALLPLLAAAGATVVATGAAADHAVLRELGAGEVIGYDAADYPSGVDAVFDLTLPHDRLSAAAAALRPGGRLVTIIYPEPAKELLGRDDVDLRYFLATEGEFGGMRAVAEAAERGELSVRIARRHRFEDAVGAAVAYAREHNVGKVVVTM
- a CDS encoding TetR/AcrR family transcriptional regulator → MSPPSRTLRADAARNRDLLLAAAEAEFAERGPDASVADIARRAGVGKGTVFRHFATKDDLIAAIVRVHVDALDAVGRRLLDAADPAAGLLEFLTAAGGQREQRDLSFLLNADDAGPEVVALRERLYGTVCQLVDRAREAGAVRADVTGHDVVLLMCAPNHVVSFLKDPPPDLWRRYLAIIFDGLRPEGAHPLAPPAPEL
- a CDS encoding TetR/AcrR family transcriptional regulator, which codes for MSEAAADAAGGTATGAAAGANGAAGATGTAGTTGATGTAGAAPGAAAPGAAPGAEELPGGRARPKTGKSEQTRTLILDTAMRLFEERGYDKTTMRAIAKEAGVSVGNAYYYFESKEFLIQGFYDVMTHAHAVDAAARMEGERDFARRLEIALQSWLDCAADYHEFAAQFFRTAADPDSSLSPFSSESHPARATAVALFRDVLTGSDLAPKLDAELAELLPDLLWLHLMVVVLYWVFDRTPDTARTREFVRRSTPLAARVIALTRYRAFRPLVRDAKSLIQDFVLPVIGRSTPAASGAPRSARSARSGGRGRKKS
- a CDS encoding thiol-disulfide oxidoreductase DCC family protein; this encodes MPATTAAGGSRGAAEGSRGAAGSPAGRRAPLRGLTVLYDPNCRLCAFVAGWLRSQRQLVPVRLVPVGSERARQWFPALDHDGATRREITVVGDAGQVYKGDSAWIVCLWALADHRALSHTLTTPAGRRLARAAVLTAAKWRERGERGARGNAADAGAGQGGWARWQRPAPAPAGGPPHGAAVRAPGRGAPPAGRRGASPYGPAPVWVYEGNGGWTQRLPGPPGPPPRPGTGPGPGPGTGAGTGAGPDTCADGCPPPG